CCCTGTTCAGAAGCGAAACCCCTGGAAGGATGATGCGAGCGCCAGGCAAACCCCCGGCTTCGAGCTGTACTCCGCGGACACCTTCTTCCGGCAGGCGACGAGCAACCCCATGAGCCGGCTGCTGCCCGCAGTGGGAGCCTCGCTGGCCAGTCCGAAGCACGGGGTGATGCTCCTCGTCTCTCCGGAGCCCGAGCCCGGGGCGCGGTTCCTGAAACTCTCACGGGAGCAGCCCCGGGTGGCCTTCTGCGCTCACGACGCCCACGGTCTGCCCCATACCGGGCGGTCTTCGAGTCCCTGGCCACATACCTGCCCCCGGAGCAGGTGCCGTTACCGCTGCCTTCGGACCCTGTTGAAGCGGCGGAGCGGGTGACGCGGACCCTGGGGAGCGGACAGGCGCTCTGTGCGTTCCGGGCGCTGGGAGAGCCGGAGGGCTTCAAGCTGGAGGGCATGAACCCGGAGCGTCGCGAGGCGCAGGTCGGGGACGTGTTGTCCGTCGTCATGCCGGGCCTCCCAGAAGCAGGCTCGACACGGGTGGAGGTCTGGGGGAGCGGCAGATTGCGCCCCGACGGTACGTCCGTCGAGCTCACCGAGCCGGGCGTGGTGCAGGTGGAGGTGTGGGTCGCGGCGCCGGGGCGCTTCTTCGGCACCGAGTGGCGGCCCTGGATCGTGCCTGGCCCCGTGCGCGTGCTGCCCCGCGGGCCGGGCATCTGATAGACGGCGCGGAAGCCGCCCATGCGCGTCCTCTACGTCCTCGCCACCTACGTGCTGTTCGTGCTCCTGTTTCCGGTGCTCGCACTGCACCGGAAGACGCGTCATGGGCTGATGGAGCGCCTGGGCTTCTATGGCGCCGACAGCCTCGTGCCGCGGGGGGACGGTCCGCTCCTGTGGCTGCACGGCGCGAGCGCGGGAGACCTGCTGGCCCTCTCTCCGATGTTCGGCCCGCTGCGGGCTCGCTTCCCGGGCTGCCGCATCCTCCTGTCGACGATGACGGACAGCGGCTACGCGATGGCGAAGGGCCGTCTGGCGAGCGAAATCGATGGTGTCGTCTACGTCCCCTATGACCTCTGGGGCGCGACGCGGCGGGCCGTGAAGGCCCTGCGTCCGGACGTGCTGGTGCTGGAGTACACCGAAATCTGGCCCAACCTCATTCGCGCCGCGAAGCGCGGCGGGGCGCGCGTGGTGATGACGAACGGCCGCTTCTCCCCGGCGAACGTGGGGAAGTACCGGTGGCTGTTTGGCCTCATCGGCAACCCGCTTCGAGAGCTGGACTTGCTCCTGATGCGCGAAGAGGACGAAGCGGTCCGGGCGCGGCAACTGGGGGCGAGGCCTGACTGGGTGTTGGTGACGGGGAACACGAAGTTCGACGCGCTCGCCGCCGGCCCGGTGGCCGAGGACGAAAACCTCCGCGCGGCTTTGGGCCTCACGCCCGGCGAACCCGTGTGGATTGCCGGCAGCACCCACGAGGGCGAGGAGGCCGCGCTGCTGGGCGTCTACGCACGGCTCCTGCCGAAGTGGCCCGCGCTGCGGCTGGTGATTGCGCCCCGGTACGTGGACCGAGCGGAGCGAATCGTCGCGCTCGCGCGAGAGGCGGGGTTGAGCGTGGGGCTGCGCTCGCGGGGCAACCCGGAGCGGGGGCAGGTCGTGGTGATGGACACGATAGGCGAGCTGTCGAGGGCCTACCGGCTGGCCACGGTCGTCTTCGTCGGCGGCTCATTCACCAAGCGCGGCGGGCAGAACATCCTGGAGCCGGCGGGGCAGGGGAAGCCGGTGTTCTACGGGCCGCACATGGACAACTTTCGGGACAGTGTGGCCCTGCTGACGGGGCACGGGGGCGTGCAGGTGAGGGACGCGGCGGCCTTGGAGTGGGAACTCGAGTCGCTGCTCGCATCTCCGGAGCGGCTCGAACGCCTGGGCGCCCAGGCGTTGGAGACGGTGGGCCGGATTTCAGGCGCGAGTGAGAGGAACGCCGAAGCGATGACGACGTTGTTCCCGCATGGGAGACCGGACCCGCGATGACGCTCATCGTTCACCCGCACTTCCACAACCGGTACACGGGCGTGACGCGCCACGTGGAGTCCGTGGTGCCCGCGCTCGCCCGGGATTCGGGCTCGGAGACGCGTGTCATGGGGACGGGCCTGAGCCAGGAGCTGCCCCGAATCACCTGGCCGGAGCTGCTCCGCCGGCTGCGCCGTGAGCCCGTGGTGTGGCACGCGCACCGCAACAACGAGTTGCTGGTGGGCATGTTGCTCAAGCTGCTGGGCCGCCAGGTGCGCCTCGTCTTCACCCGGCACACGTCGATTGCCCCCAGTGGCTTCACGCGCTTCATCGCCCGGGGGGCGGATGCGCTCGTCTCGCTGACGAAGCAGGTCGCGGACGTCATCGCGCTGCCATCGACCGTCGTCTCGCACGGCATCGACCTGTCGCGCTTCCACCCGCCCGAGGACCGGGACGCGGCGTGGCGCAAGCTGGGGCTCAAGGGCCGCTACGGCATCGGGGTCATCGGCCGGATTCGCAAGGAGAAGGGGCAGGGGGATTTCGTTCAGGCCCTCCGTCCGTTGCTGCCGGCGCATCCCGATTGGCAGGCGGTCCTCGTCGGGCTCGCGAAGGGGCCGGACCAGGACTGGTTGAAACAGCAGATGGCGGGCCTCGAGGACCGCATCTCCCTGCCGGGGGAGCAGTCCGTCATCGAGCCCTGGTATCAGGGGTTGAGCGTGCTCGTTCATCCCTCGTACGCGGAGGGCTATTCGTTGGTGCACGTCGAGGCGATGGCCTCCGGGTGCTGCGTGGTGGCGTCGAAGCTCCCGTACCTGGACACGCTCATCGAGCACGGCAGGACAGGCTTCTTCTTCGAACCGGGCGACGTGCAGGGCCTGCGGGAGCTCCTGGACATGCTGATGCGGGAGCCAGAGCGTGCCCGGGAGATTGGCCGCAACGCGGCGGAAGAGGCCCGGCGACGCTGTGGCGTGGAGCACGAAGCGCGCGCCTTGACCGAGCTGTACCAGTCCACACTGGAGCGCTGAGCGGATGCGAATCCTCCATCTGCTGGCGAGTCCCTTCTTCAGTGGTCCGGCCGAGAACGTGGCCCTCCTGGCGCAGGCCCAGCGCGCCGCGGGGCACGAAGTCACGGTCGCGGTGGACCGGCTTCGCAAGGAGGTGCTCGCGGAGGAGCCCGCGGCGCCGAGGTTCCACGCGCTGGGCCTGTTGGACGAAGGGGGCCTGGAGCTGTCCGTGAAGTCGCCGCCGTGGCGGATGTGGCGGGACCTCCGCCGACTGAAGGCGCGCTCGGTGGATGTGGTGCACTCGCATTTCAGCCATGACCACCTGTTGGCCCGGTGGGGACGGCCGGCGGGCGCGACGTTGGTCCGTTCGCTCCACGCGCCCAGGTCTCTGCGCAGCTCACTGCCCGTGGCCGATGCGTACACGGTGCCCGCGAGCTCGTTGCTCCCTCGCCTGGAGGCGAAGGGCAAGCCAGCGAGTGTCTTGCCCGCCCTGGTGGACGCCCGTTTCGAACCCGCGAAGGACCGTGCGGTGCTCCGTCGTGAGCTGGGCCTGACCGGCGCGCCGGTCATCGGAATGGTCTCCACGTTCCAGCCGTCGAGGCGGCACGGCGTTGGTGTGGAGGCCTTTGCGCTGTATCTGCGGCGTGAGCCCGAAGCCCGCTTCGTGTTGGTTGGGGATGGAGGGCTGGTGGAGCAGACCCGCCAACAGGTGTCCGCACTGGGGCTATCGCAAGCCGTGACCTTCGCGGGTTACCAGCAAGGGGACGCATTCGCGAGGTGGCTGCAGGCACTCGATGAGGTCTGGTTGCTGGGCCTGGGGAACGACTGGAGCGCTCGAGCGGCGGCCCAGGCTCGCGCGTGTGGTGTCCGCGTGGTGGCGGTGAACGAAGGCGCGCTTCCTGACCTCGCTGATGTGGTGGTGCGAGAGCCATCGCCCGAGGCGGTGGTGGAAGCGGCCATGTCCCGGCAAATGGCGCCGGTGAACCATCCCTCGAATGCGCAAATCGCCGCGGACATTCTCTCGCTCTATTCACGAGTGAGGCCCGCCCGATGACGCCAACCGTCGACCGGGCCACCTCCTCTCCATTGGTGGGTGCACTGCGTCCGTCGCTGTTCCTGCGCGAGCGAGGCCTGGCCGATGACGCCTCCTGACGCGCCCACTGCGATCGAACGGGTCTTCTATCCGCCAGCGGCGGAGCCCTGGAGTCGGCGGCTGCTCCTGTCGCCACTCTCGGTGTTGTCGTGGACCTATTCCGCCGCGGTGCACGTTCGGCGTGCCTTCTACGACGCGGGCTTGCTTCGAGCAGAGCGCGTCGAAGGACTGCGCGTCATCTCGGTTGGCAACGTCAACGTGGGCGGGACGGGCAAGACGCCCGCGGTGCTTCACCTTTCGGAGCAGTTGATTCGAGCAGGGCGCAAGGTTGGCATCCTGACGCGAGGCTATGGCCGTGCCACGAAGGAGCCGCTGACGTTCGTGGGCGCTGAGCCGCTCCCCTCCGTGGAGCTGGCAGGAGACGAGCCGCTCCTGTTGGCGAAGCGGTGTCCCGAGGTCCGGCTGTTCGTGGGCGCGGACCGCGTCGCGAGTGCATACCGGGCGCGCGACGAATTCGGACTCGACACGGTGTTGCTCGACGACGGCTTTCAGCACCGCAGGCTGGCGAGGGACGAGGACTTCGTCGTGGTGGACGAATCCGTCGGGTTGGGGAATGGCCACATGCTCCCCAGGGGCCCACTGCGCGAGCCGCGGACCTCGCTCCGGCGTGCCACGCTCTTCTGGTTGAGAGCCCCCGCCTCCCAGCGCGGAGGGACTCCCGAAGCGCCGCGCCTCGCCAGCGGCTCCGACAAACCGCCCTCGCTGCTTTCGGAGGGGCCTGCCCGGGGCGGGGCGACCCATCACCTCCTCACGCCACCTCCGGAGGCGCCCTTCGCCGACACACTGGGGGGATGGTTGCCCGCGAGTGCGGGCATTCCGAGGGTCCGGACGCGGTACCTCCCCACGGCCTGGGTCGACCCCTCGGGGACGATCCACTCCGTGACCGCGTTGGCGGGGCAGCCGGTGGTCGCCCTGGCGGGCCTCGCCCGTCCGGGAGGTTTCCTGAAGACCTTGCGGTCGCTCGGGGTGGAGCTCCGCGACGCCGCGCTGTATCCGGACCACCATCGCTTCACCGCGGAGGAGCTGCGGGACGTGCAGTCTCGAGCGGCGCGTCAAGGCGCGCGGGTGGTGACGACCGAGAAGGACGCCGTCCGCCTGCCGCCCGGCTTCGAGGTCTGGACGGTCCGGCTGGGCGTGGAGGTGTTGGAGGGCGAGTCCCATCTGCGCAGGGCGCTGGGGCTGGAGGACGCACCGCGTGGCTTGTGAGGTGAGGACGCCTGTGGGACAAACCGCCGCCATGGCCGCAGTCCCGCCCGTTCGTCAGATGCCCGCGCTCTCCCGCCTGCCGTCGGCGTTTTCGCGCCGCAAGGTGTTGTTGGTGGGGGACCTCGTCGCCGACCACTACATCTACGGACAAACGGACCGTGTGAGCCGAGAGGCCCCGGTCCTCATCGTTCGTTACGAGTCCGCGGAGGTGAAGCTCGGAGGGGGCGCCAACGTCGCCGCCAACGTGCGAGCCCTGTCCGGGCAGGTCACCGCCGTCGGAGCCCTTGGCCAGGACGACATGGGCAAGGAGCTGCGTCGCCTCTTCAAGGCGTCGGGCATCGCATTGAACGCGGTAAGCGGGCGCGACATCGAG
This genomic window from Myxococcus hansupus contains:
- a CDS encoding 3-deoxy-D-manno-octulosonic acid transferase, which produces MRVLYVLATYVLFVLLFPVLALHRKTRHGLMERLGFYGADSLVPRGDGPLLWLHGASAGDLLALSPMFGPLRARFPGCRILLSTMTDSGYAMAKGRLASEIDGVVYVPYDLWGATRRAVKALRPDVLVLEYTEIWPNLIRAAKRGGARVVMTNGRFSPANVGKYRWLFGLIGNPLRELDLLLMREEDEAVRARQLGARPDWVLVTGNTKFDALAAGPVAEDENLRAALGLTPGEPVWIAGSTHEGEEAALLGVYARLLPKWPALRLVIAPRYVDRAERIVALAREAGLSVGLRSRGNPERGQVVVMDTIGELSRAYRLATVVFVGGSFTKRGGQNILEPAGQGKPVFYGPHMDNFRDSVALLTGHGGVQVRDAAALEWELESLLASPERLERLGAQALETVGRISGASERNAEAMTTLFPHGRPDPR
- a CDS encoding glycosyltransferase family 4 protein, whose amino-acid sequence is MTLIVHPHFHNRYTGVTRHVESVVPALARDSGSETRVMGTGLSQELPRITWPELLRRLRREPVVWHAHRNNELLVGMLLKLLGRQVRLVFTRHTSIAPSGFTRFIARGADALVSLTKQVADVIALPSTVVSHGIDLSRFHPPEDRDAAWRKLGLKGRYGIGVIGRIRKEKGQGDFVQALRPLLPAHPDWQAVLVGLAKGPDQDWLKQQMAGLEDRISLPGEQSVIEPWYQGLSVLVHPSYAEGYSLVHVEAMASGCCVVASKLPYLDTLIEHGRTGFFFEPGDVQGLRELLDMLMREPERAREIGRNAAEEARRRCGVEHEARALTELYQSTLER
- a CDS encoding glycosyltransferase → MRILHLLASPFFSGPAENVALLAQAQRAAGHEVTVAVDRLRKEVLAEEPAAPRFHALGLLDEGGLELSVKSPPWRMWRDLRRLKARSVDVVHSHFSHDHLLARWGRPAGATLVRSLHAPRSLRSSLPVADAYTVPASSLLPRLEAKGKPASVLPALVDARFEPAKDRAVLRRELGLTGAPVIGMVSTFQPSRRHGVGVEAFALYLRREPEARFVLVGDGGLVEQTRQQVSALGLSQAVTFAGYQQGDAFARWLQALDEVWLLGLGNDWSARAAAQARACGVRVVAVNEGALPDLADVVVREPSPEAVVEAAMSRQMAPVNHPSNAQIAADILSLYSRVRPAR
- the lpxK gene encoding tetraacyldisaccharide 4'-kinase; this encodes MTPPDAPTAIERVFYPPAAEPWSRRLLLSPLSVLSWTYSAAVHVRRAFYDAGLLRAERVEGLRVISVGNVNVGGTGKTPAVLHLSEQLIRAGRKVGILTRGYGRATKEPLTFVGAEPLPSVELAGDEPLLLAKRCPEVRLFVGADRVASAYRARDEFGLDTVLLDDGFQHRRLARDEDFVVVDESVGLGNGHMLPRGPLREPRTSLRRATLFWLRAPASQRGGTPEAPRLASGSDKPPSLLSEGPARGGATHHLLTPPPEAPFADTLGGWLPASAGIPRVRTRYLPTAWVDPSGTIHSVTALAGQPVVALAGLARPGGFLKTLRSLGVELRDAALYPDHHRFTAEELRDVQSRAARQGARVVTTEKDAVRLPPGFEVWTVRLGVEVLEGESHLRRALGLEDAPRGL